One segment of Pseudofrancisella aestuarii DNA contains the following:
- a CDS encoding cytochrome bd oxidase small subunit, CydX/CbdX family: MFYLAWISAAFLAVGVGCFVASRIDKKEDNK; encoded by the coding sequence ATGTTTTATTTAGCTTGGATAAGCGCTGCGTTTTTAGCAGTTGGTGTTGGTTGCTTTGTAGCAAGTCGAATTGATAAAAAAGAAGATAATAAGTAA
- a CDS encoding cytochrome ubiquinol oxidase subunit I — MLPTLLSVDLARWQFGLTASFHFLFVPLTLGLTWIVFAMEIMYVRTGKQVYKDMVKFWGKLLGINFALGIITGLTMEFEFGTNWSYYSQSVGDIFGTPLAIEGLAAFMLESTFAGLFFFGWDKLSKKQHLASTFCLAIGSSFSALLILVANGYMQHPVGSEFVASTMRMETISLVDLFLNHTAQTNFAHVVTAGYSTASIFVVGISAFYLIRNRDVDFAKRSISIGLGFGVIATSVVMYFGDANGIDAFEVQPLKMAAIEAEWETQKAPAAFNAVAFPSQNSQKNYAEIEIPAVLGLIATHSTDIEIPGVKSILYGKMQANGERNPNVAYYTTKTGQTAHASPEYIAAHPDEFVAIPSAVVMIQKGALAYSDLLKWRESGHKGNEPTGSDYGYYTNPDYRQYMGFGKMLVQPANEKYADSTMPMSERIAKAASDQNLVKEVATNMVPDVFSIFWSFRFMVGIGIYMFALMVLGLILLARNALTESRFSIYVLRAMEWSIPLPFIACLLGWFITEHGRQPWTVYNQLPTDLSSSALTSVDVATSMAIFLLIDTALFAVLIFLMFKYAKLGPSSLGTGKYHFEQKKENKEER, encoded by the coding sequence ATGTTACCCACACTCTTGTCTGTTGATCTTGCTAGATGGCAATTTGGTTTAACGGCATCTTTTCACTTCTTATTTGTTCCTCTAACTCTTGGTTTGACATGGATTGTGTTTGCTATGGAGATTATGTATGTTAGAACAGGCAAGCAAGTATATAAAGATATGGTAAAGTTCTGGGGTAAGTTACTCGGAATAAATTTTGCCTTAGGTATTATTACCGGCTTAACTATGGAGTTCGAGTTTGGTACTAACTGGTCTTATTATTCACAATCAGTTGGTGACATTTTCGGTACTCCACTTGCTATTGAAGGTTTAGCGGCATTCATGCTTGAATCTACTTTTGCTGGCCTGTTCTTCTTTGGCTGGGACAAACTTAGTAAGAAGCAACATTTAGCTTCAACTTTTTGTTTAGCTATAGGCTCTAGCTTTTCAGCGTTACTAATTCTTGTAGCAAACGGATATATGCAACATCCTGTAGGCTCAGAATTCGTTGCCTCTACAATGAGGATGGAGACTATTAGCTTAGTTGATTTATTCCTAAATCATACAGCTCAAACAAACTTTGCTCACGTGGTTACTGCTGGTTATTCTACAGCTTCTATTTTTGTGGTTGGAATCAGTGCTTTTTACTTAATCAGAAATCGTGACGTTGATTTCGCTAAAAGATCTATTTCTATTGGTCTTGGATTTGGAGTAATCGCCACTTCTGTTGTTATGTATTTTGGTGACGCTAATGGTATAGATGCTTTTGAAGTTCAGCCTCTAAAAATGGCTGCCATTGAAGCTGAATGGGAAACACAAAAAGCTCCAGCCGCTTTTAATGCAGTTGCTTTCCCTAGCCAAAACAGTCAAAAAAACTATGCTGAAATTGAAATCCCAGCTGTCCTAGGTCTTATTGCAACGCACTCTACTGATATAGAAATACCAGGTGTGAAATCTATACTATATGGAAAAATGCAAGCGAATGGTGAAAGAAATCCTAACGTTGCATACTATACAACTAAAACAGGACAGACCGCTCATGCATCTCCTGAATATATAGCAGCACACCCTGATGAATTCGTAGCGATACCTTCTGCTGTTGTGATGATTCAAAAAGGAGCTCTTGCATACTCTGATCTATTAAAATGGAGAGAATCTGGTCATAAAGGTAATGAGCCAACAGGTTCTGATTATGGTTATTACACAAACCCTGACTATAGACAGTATATGGGCTTTGGTAAAATGTTAGTGCAGCCTGCTAATGAAAAATATGCTGACTCTACTATGCCTATGTCAGAAAGAATAGCAAAAGCAGCTTCAGATCAAAATCTAGTTAAAGAAGTTGCTACAAATATGGTTCCTGATGTATTTAGTATCTTCTGGTCATTTAGATTCATGGTTGGTATAGGTATCTACATGTTTGCTCTAATGGTTCTTGGACTAATTCTTTTAGCTAGAAATGCTCTAACAGAAAGTAGATTTAGCATATATGTCCTAAGAGCTATGGAATGGTCTATTCCTTTACCATTTATTGCTTGCTTACTTGGATGGTTTATTACTGAGCATGGTCGTCAACCTTGGACTGTATATAATCAGCTTCCTACTGACTTAAGCTCATCAGCGTTAACATCAGTCGATGTTGCTACATCTATGGCTATATTCTTACTTATAGATACTGCTCTATTTGCTGTGTTAATATTCCTAATGTTCAAATATGCAAAACTTGGACCGAGTAGTTTAGGTACAGGGAAGTATCATTTTGAACAAAAAAAAGAAAATAAAGAGGAGAGATAG
- a CDS encoding radical SAM protein encodes MQRYSKITNVHKYKREIVLLKSRPCAYGKCTFCDYILDNSKNIDEINTINLEVLKNITGEFGVLEVINSGNIFELPHTTKTEIKKIIKEKNIRLLFVEAHWMYKDHLHKIKDLFETEIFIKTGLESFDYNFRENLLKKGFYYNSVEQLSNLYNSVCLLIGVKGQTKEIIKKDIKIAKKHFSHTTLNLYVDNTTPIKANPELRNWFMNEYKYLENDPQFEILYNIEDFGVGSISD; translated from the coding sequence ATGCAAAGATACAGCAAAATAACAAATGTCCATAAATATAAAAGAGAAATAGTCTTACTTAAAAGCCGTCCTTGCGCTTATGGTAAATGTACTTTTTGTGACTATATCCTAGACAATTCAAAAAACATAGATGAAATAAATACTATAAATTTAGAAGTCCTGAAAAATATAACTGGTGAATTTGGAGTTTTAGAAGTCATCAATTCAGGAAATATATTTGAACTTCCACACACAACAAAAACAGAAATAAAAAAAATAATAAAAGAAAAGAATATAAGACTTCTTTTTGTCGAAGCTCATTGGATGTATAAAGATCACTTACATAAAATCAAAGATCTTTTTGAAACTGAAATATTTATAAAAACTGGTCTAGAAAGCTTTGACTATAATTTTAGAGAAAACCTCCTAAAGAAAGGTTTTTATTATAACTCTGTAGAGCAATTAAGCAACCTTTATAATTCAGTATGTTTATTAATTGGTGTTAAAGGGCAAACTAAAGAAATCATAAAGAAAGATATTAAAATAGCTAAAAAGCACTTCTCACATACAACTCTTAATTTATATGTTGATAACACCACTCCTATAAAGGCTAATCCTGAGCTTAGAAACTGGTTTATGAATGAATATAAATATCTAGAAAATGATCCTCAATTTGAGATACTTTACAATATTGAAGATTTTGGAGTTGGTTCTATTTCTGATTAG
- a CDS encoding AAA family ATPase, producing MSAHKEFSQLLEYLNNRVVGQENLNKRLLIALLAGGHLLVEGAPGLAKTTAIKTLSECIDCSYHRVQFTPDLLPADLTGTEIYVPQRQSFEFQSGPLFHNLLLADEINRAPAKVQSALLEAMGEKQITVGKKTYPLSDLFLVMATQNPIEQEGTYPLPEAQLDRFMMFIKIGYPDPKTEAKILAINRGEALGHKFDKLSIRQKTIFDAQNQILKVKMSQAVEDYIIQLVLATRDPGKYDANLAKWVSFGSSPRGTIALDRTARAHAWLNGADYVSPYDIHAVIHEVLRHRILLTFEAEVDGVSSDDVINTLLKAVPIP from the coding sequence ATGTCGGCGCATAAAGAATTTAGTCAACTACTTGAATATCTAAACAATAGAGTTGTTGGGCAAGAGAATTTAAATAAACGTCTTTTAATAGCACTTTTAGCTGGAGGGCATCTTCTTGTAGAGGGGGCGCCTGGATTAGCAAAAACTACAGCGATAAAAACACTTTCTGAATGTATCGACTGTTCTTATCATAGAGTTCAGTTTACTCCAGACCTCTTACCGGCTGATTTAACGGGCACAGAAATATATGTCCCTCAGAGACAATCTTTTGAATTTCAAAGTGGACCCTTGTTTCATAACTTACTATTAGCTGATGAGATAAATAGGGCTCCAGCAAAAGTTCAGTCAGCATTGTTAGAAGCTATGGGCGAGAAGCAGATAACAGTTGGTAAGAAGACTTATCCATTATCAGATCTATTTTTAGTAATGGCGACTCAGAACCCTATTGAGCAGGAAGGAACATATCCTCTACCAGAAGCTCAACTGGATAGATTTATGATGTTTATCAAAATAGGTTATCCAGACCCTAAAACAGAAGCAAAAATTTTGGCAATAAATAGAGGTGAGGCATTAGGTCATAAATTTGACAAGTTAAGTATTCGTCAGAAAACTATATTTGATGCTCAAAACCAGATACTTAAAGTGAAAATGTCTCAAGCTGTTGAAGACTATATAATTCAGCTAGTTTTAGCAACTAGAGATCCAGGGAAATATGATGCTAATTTAGCTAAATGGGTTTCATTTGGTTCGAGCCCAAGAGGAACTATAGCTTTAGATAGAACAGCAAGAGCGCATGCTTGGTTAAATGGTGCAGACTATGTGTCACCATATGATATTCATGCTGTTATTCATGAAGTGTTAAGACATAGAATTTTACTCACTTTTGAAGCAGAGGTTGATGGTGTCTCTAGTGATGATGTAATAAATACTTTATTAAAAGCAGTACCTATTCCTTAG
- a CDS encoding DUF58 domain-containing protein — protein sequence MKSYKGVKPDLQKLLDLRYQARGITFFKKQTANAVNAGGKLSKAKGRGMDFDEVRHYQAGDDIRLMHWSLTARLGKPYTKVYREERERSLYFILDQGFSMRFGTRECFKSVKAVEALALLGFGAISENEKVGGIVFDEKGYSFFPAKQDKSTLVRIFNQTIEDNKHYQVESSNGLEEALKILYSKVKSNSIIIILSDFSQLTKEAQLYLKLLTKNHEVVNIFNYDPIEKQLPDLGAYFFSDGKHRLEIDGANKKLREGYNALFTDRENNIKDFSKKHKMIFLTLATNDDLVKAINYGMMNDARS from the coding sequence ATGAAAAGCTATAAGGGCGTAAAGCCAGATCTTCAAAAGCTTTTAGATTTGCGTTATCAAGCAAGAGGCATTACTTTTTTCAAAAAACAAACAGCAAATGCCGTAAATGCAGGAGGTAAACTTTCTAAAGCAAAGGGCCGAGGCATGGATTTTGATGAAGTTCGTCACTATCAAGCGGGAGATGATATTCGTCTAATGCACTGGTCTTTAACTGCGAGACTAGGAAAGCCTTATACAAAAGTTTATAGAGAGGAAAGAGAGCGTTCTTTATATTTTATTTTAGATCAAGGTTTTTCAATGAGGTTTGGTACTAGAGAATGTTTTAAGAGCGTTAAAGCAGTTGAGGCTCTTGCACTACTTGGATTTGGCGCTATTTCAGAGAATGAGAAGGTTGGTGGAATTGTTTTTGATGAAAAGGGCTATAGTTTTTTTCCAGCTAAGCAAGATAAAAGCACATTAGTTAGAATTTTTAATCAAACAATAGAAGATAATAAACATTATCAAGTAGAAAGTTCTAATGGTTTAGAAGAGGCCCTTAAGATCTTATATAGTAAGGTTAAGTCAAACAGCATAATAATTATATTAAGTGACTTTAGTCAGTTGACAAAAGAAGCACAACTTTATCTAAAACTTTTAACAAAGAATCATGAGGTTGTAAATATATTTAATTACGATCCAATAGAAAAACAACTTCCAGATCTAGGAGCTTATTTTTTTAGTGATGGAAAGCATAGATTAGAGATAGATGGAGCAAATAAAAAGCTTAGAGAAGGCTATAACGCACTTTTCACAGATAGAGAAAATAATATAAAAGATTTCTCTAAAAAGCATAAGATGATTTTTTTAACTTTGGCGACAAATGATGATTTAGTTAAAGCTATAAATTATGGGATGATGAATGATGCAAGAAGCTAA
- the cydB gene encoding cytochrome d ubiquinol oxidase subunit II, producing the protein MLFSTLQVISWLVVGVLIFLVAATVGSDFGVGILSKFVGKTDSEKRAVINVAAPTWDGSQVWFITAGGAIFAIWPQVYATSFSGLYIAILVVLWGLFLRPPAFEYRKKVDNQKWRNFWDWMLLLGSVIPMVVMGVAVGNLYLGFPIAYDDTARLIYGDIVNGHYQSMWITLFSLLTPFALLFGVFALNMALMHGSTYCKLRTAGVLRDRFRAITNVTTIIYIVLFIVAAIWLIFIPGYQYTPNADLVHQSDALYQPFSSAVITRDHSWYYNFCQAHIWMWFAPIMAVVGALFIIKFNKQDKDWSAFLASLVSILGAVLTVGFALFPFVMASSSGDYQYSLTVWNASSSQTSLIGILVAAVVVLPIIFSYTFFVYKKMWANGRRISAEEVEQHSHDMY; encoded by the coding sequence ATGTTATTCAGTACATTGCAAGTTATCTCTTGGTTAGTAGTTGGTGTATTAATATTTTTAGTTGCCGCTACAGTTGGCTCTGATTTTGGAGTTGGTATACTATCAAAATTTGTTGGTAAAACAGATTCAGAAAAAAGAGCAGTAATTAATGTGGCAGCTCCTACTTGGGATGGTAGCCAAGTTTGGTTTATCACAGCTGGTGGTGCCATATTCGCTATTTGGCCTCAAGTATACGCCACTAGTTTCTCTGGCTTATATATAGCTATCTTAGTTGTATTATGGGGCCTATTTTTAAGACCTCCTGCTTTTGAATATCGTAAAAAAGTAGATAATCAAAAGTGGAGAAACTTCTGGGATTGGATGCTTTTATTAGGTAGCGTTATTCCTATGGTTGTAATGGGAGTTGCTGTAGGAAACCTTTACCTTGGCTTTCCAATCGCATATGACGATACTGCCCGCTTAATTTATGGTGATATAGTTAATGGCCATTATCAATCTATGTGGATTACTTTATTTAGCCTGCTAACACCTTTTGCTTTACTATTCGGTGTATTTGCTTTAAACATGGCGTTAATGCATGGATCTACTTATTGTAAACTTAGAACTGCTGGAGTTTTAAGAGATAGATTTAGAGCTATTACCAATGTTACAACTATTATTTATATAGTATTATTTATAGTTGCTGCTATTTGGTTAATATTTATCCCTGGATATCAATATACTCCAAATGCTGATTTAGTTCACCAATCTGATGCTCTATATCAACCTTTTAGCTCAGCTGTTATTACCAGAGATCATTCTTGGTATTATAACTTCTGCCAAGCGCATATTTGGATGTGGTTTGCACCTATAATGGCTGTTGTTGGGGCTTTATTCATCATTAAATTTAACAAGCAAGATAAAGATTGGTCAGCATTTTTAGCTAGTTTAGTCTCTATTCTTGGAGCTGTTTTAACAGTTGGATTTGCATTATTCCCATTTGTTATGGCATCAAGCTCTGGTGATTACCAATATAGCTTAACTGTTTGGAATGCTAGTAGTAGCCAAACTTCTCTTATAGGAATTCTAGTTGCAGCGGTTGTTGTTCTTCCTATTATTTTCTCTTACACATTCTTTGTATATAAGAAAATGTGGGCAAATGGGCGTAGAATATCAGCTGAAGAAGTTGAACAACATTCTCATGATATGTATTAA
- a CDS encoding M14 family metallopeptidase, with the protein MLDTQNYYSIGTSGIKWGEKEKKEWFAQQKVKRSYEKEVVSKIEKLRAHFNIEEYGELEYLSNYKLYAVKSINWDSSKPNILVTGGVHGYETSGVQGALRFLKDEAQKYSDKFNILVLPSISPWGYETINRWNPLAIDPNRSFYKDSPAKESSLVIDYIGSLGTKFLAHIDLHETTDTDESEFRPALAARDGVDYAADGVPDGFYLVGDTERPEPEFQKAIIDSVRKVTHIAPPDADGKIIGKLIEQEGVINYDTKKLGLCIGFSDAKFSTTTEVYPDSPRATDEECILAQVAAVTGALDFLIKTNQK; encoded by the coding sequence ATGTTAGATACTCAAAATTATTATTCAATTGGAACCTCTGGAATAAAGTGGGGAGAGAAAGAAAAGAAAGAATGGTTTGCCCAACAAAAAGTAAAACGTTCTTATGAAAAGGAAGTTGTTTCAAAGATAGAAAAACTTAGAGCGCATTTTAATATAGAAGAGTATGGTGAGTTAGAATATTTATCTAATTATAAGCTTTATGCAGTGAAATCTATTAATTGGGATAGTTCTAAGCCAAACATTTTAGTTACAGGAGGTGTTCATGGTTATGAAACAAGTGGGGTCCAGGGAGCACTAAGGTTTCTTAAAGATGAGGCGCAAAAATATAGTGATAAATTTAATATATTAGTTTTGCCAAGCATTAGTCCATGGGGATATGAAACTATAAATCGTTGGAATCCTTTGGCAATAGATCCTAATCGTTCTTTTTATAAAGATAGTCCTGCAAAAGAGTCGAGCTTGGTTATTGATTATATTGGTTCACTAGGGACTAAATTTTTAGCTCACATAGATCTACATGAGACTACAGATACGGATGAGAGTGAATTTAGACCAGCTCTTGCTGCTAGGGATGGTGTTGATTATGCAGCAGATGGAGTCCCTGATGGATTTTATTTGGTTGGTGATACGGAAAGACCGGAACCTGAATTTCAAAAAGCAATAATCGATTCGGTAAGAAAGGTAACTCATATTGCGCCTCCAGATGCTGACGGAAAGATTATAGGCAAGTTAATAGAGCAAGAGGGTGTTATAAATTACGATACAAAAAAACTAGGTCTCTGTATTGGTTTTAGTGATGCTAAATTTAGTACAACAACAGAGGTTTATCCTGATAGCCCAAGAGCTACTGATGAAGAATGTATTTTAGCTCAGGTTGCTGCAGTTACAGGCGCTTTAGACTTTCTAATAAAAACTAATCAGAAATAG
- the purU gene encoding formyltetrahydrofolate deformylase, protein MEKYRLLIETNDEKGLVYKVSKTIFKHNLNVERNSEYVDKEENKFFMRTVVTGNFIPEKLLADVKRELPEDAEIKLTNDDNKDIVILATKEMHCLGDLLIRHTEGKLKANIKAVISNHNSLKEFVEKFDIPFEYISHENISREEHEKKISHAINKYSHELIVLAKYMRILSPNFVKLFEGKLLNIHHSFLPAFIGANPYKQAYDRGVKIIGATSHFVTNDLDEGPIIAQDVIRVDHTYSWQAMRDAGQNVEKIVLSNALDLVLRDRVFIYNNKTVIL, encoded by the coding sequence ATGGAAAAATATCGCTTACTAATTGAGACTAATGATGAGAAAGGCCTTGTTTACAAAGTTTCAAAAACTATTTTTAAACACAATCTAAATGTTGAAAGAAACTCAGAATATGTTGATAAAGAAGAAAATAAATTTTTTATGAGAACTGTAGTTACTGGTAATTTTATTCCAGAAAAACTATTAGCCGATGTAAAAAGAGAATTACCAGAAGATGCTGAGATTAAATTAACTAATGATGACAATAAAGATATTGTAATCCTTGCAACAAAAGAAATGCATTGCCTTGGCGATCTCTTAATCAGACATACTGAAGGAAAGCTTAAAGCAAATATTAAAGCTGTTATTTCAAATCATAATAGTCTAAAAGAATTTGTAGAGAAATTTGATATCCCTTTTGAATATATTTCTCATGAGAATATATCTAGAGAAGAGCATGAAAAAAAAATTAGTCATGCTATAAATAAATATAGTCATGAATTAATAGTTTTAGCCAAATATATGAGAATTCTATCACCAAACTTTGTAAAGCTATTTGAAGGTAAATTACTAAATATTCATCACTCATTCCTACCTGCTTTCATCGGTGCTAATCCTTATAAACAAGCTTATGATAGAGGTGTTAAGATAATTGGTGCAACTAGCCACTTCGTTACAAATGATTTAGATGAAGGACCAATTATTGCCCAAGATGTAATAAGAGTAGACCATACATATTCTTGGCAAGCTATGCGAGATGCAGGCCAAAATGTTGAAAAAATAGTATTATCAAACGCCCTTGATTTAGTCTTAAGAGATCGAGTTTTTATATACAATAATAAAACTGTAATCCTCTAA
- the pdxY gene encoding pyridoxal kinase, whose product MNRIMLYTETLRVLSIQSHVVFGYAGNKAAVFPMQKLGIEVSPIYTVQLSNHTEYPCYKGSFFSAEDIQEVISGLEENNFLMKHNAVLSGYIGNPNLAEVIANTVKKMKSVNDNTLYCCDPVFGDFYDYQEKGAIFATAAHPKMFLEHLLPLADIVTPNLFELSILTEQNINNYEQLKNACAVLVEKNNNPNQIIVTTSTSFDKSKTGIAVFHKDYFFYMETPKYKVQSKVSGSGDITAAMFLSYILKGLDIKTSIENVIKALDGIFKTTSKLNTEELALIQAQDYIK is encoded by the coding sequence ATGAATAGAATAATGTTATATACGGAGACACTTAGAGTCCTATCAATACAATCTCATGTAGTTTTTGGTTACGCTGGCAATAAAGCAGCTGTTTTCCCAATGCAAAAACTTGGTATCGAAGTTTCACCAATTTATACCGTCCAACTTTCAAACCATACAGAATATCCTTGCTACAAGGGTTCTTTTTTTAGCGCTGAAGATATTCAAGAAGTGATAAGCGGCTTAGAAGAAAATAATTTCTTAATGAAGCACAACGCTGTCCTTTCGGGCTACATAGGAAATCCTAACTTAGCTGAAGTTATTGCAAATACAGTAAAGAAAATGAAATCCGTAAATGATAATACTCTTTACTGTTGTGACCCAGTATTCGGTGATTTTTATGATTATCAAGAAAAAGGTGCCATTTTTGCAACCGCAGCTCACCCAAAGATGTTTTTAGAACACCTTCTACCTTTAGCAGATATTGTTACTCCAAACTTATTTGAATTATCAATTCTTACAGAACAAAATATTAATAATTATGAGCAATTAAAAAATGCTTGTGCAGTTCTTGTAGAGAAAAATAATAACCCAAATCAAATAATCGTAACTACTAGTACATCTTTTGATAAATCTAAAACAGGTATTGCTGTATTTCATAAAGATTATTTTTTTTACATGGAAACTCCTAAATATAAGGTTCAGAGTAAAGTTAGTGGTTCAGGAGATATTACCGCAGCAATGTTTTTAAGCTATATACTAAAAGGATTAGACATAAAAACTTCAATAGAAAATGTTATTAAAGCTTTAGATGGAATTTTCAAAACCACCTCAAAACTAAATACGGAAGAACTAGCTCTAATACAGGCTCAAGACTACATTAAATGA
- a CDS encoding DUF3568 family protein, translating into MLFRSKIFLTFTIYLIITTLSACSSFNPGYSSLNGSFEAQIDKKLADVYAATKEVIAYKDYTITLDRKDDTSAEISGQTKRNKTSFNISLSAETSDSSYIKIKYGLLGNRDRSVAFLDQLRDTLGADE; encoded by the coding sequence ATGCTATTTAGAAGTAAGATTTTTTTAACTTTCACTATTTATCTTATTATAACAACGTTGAGCGCTTGCTCTAGCTTTAACCCAGGATATAGCTCATTAAACGGTTCATTTGAGGCTCAAATAGATAAAAAGTTAGCTGATGTCTATGCAGCAACTAAAGAGGTTATAGCATATAAAGATTACACTATAACTTTAGACAGAAAAGATGATACTAGTGCAGAAATCTCTGGGCAAACAAAGAGAAACAAAACTTCTTTTAATATAAGCTTATCGGCAGAAACGAGTGATTCATCTTACATAAAAATAAAATATGGCTTACTCGGCAATAGAGATAGATCAGTAGCATTTCTTGATCAATTAAGAGACACTTTAGGAGCTGATGAATAG